CGCTTCATGAAGGCCTACGCCGCCTGAGGCGGTCTCAGCCCTCGGCCTCGTCTTCCGTGAAGCCCATGATGTGGAAGCCGGCGTCCACGTGGATGCATTCGCCGGTGGTGGACTTGCCGAGGTCGGACAGGAGCCACAGTGCGCAGCCGGCGACGCCCTCCATCGAGGTGTCCTCCTTCATGGCGCTGAGCGAGCGGCCCTTGGCCAGCATGCCGCGGCCGCCCTGGATGCCGGCCAGGGACAGCGTCCGCATGGCGCCCGGCGAGACGGCGTTGACCCGGATGCCCTTGGGCCCCAGGTCGCGGGCGGCGTAGCGCACGGCGGCCTCGAGCGCGGCCTTGGCCACGCCCATGGTGTTGTAGTTCGGGATCGCCCGCTCCGAGCCCATGTAGGTGAGCGTGATGATTGAGCCGCCGGTCTCGGGCATCATCGCCGCCGCGCGCCGCGCGCAGTCCACGAAGCTGAACGCCGAGATGTTCATCGCCCGCAGGAAGCCTTCGCGGGTGGTGTTGTCCACGAAGCTGCCCTTCAGCTCGTCCTTGTTGGCGAAGGCGATGGCGTGGACGAAGAAGTCGATCTGGCCGAAGGCGTCTTTCACCGTCTGGAAGGCCGCGTCCATGGCGCCGTCGTCGGTGACGTCGACGGGCGCCAGCACCTTCACGCCGATCTCGTCGGCGAGCGGCTGCACGCGCCGCTCCATGCCCGGCAGGTGCAGGAAGGCGATCTCGGCGCCCTGGGCGGCCAGCTGGCGGGCGATGCCCCAGGCGATGGACTGGTGGTTCGCCACGCCCGTGACGATCCCCTTCTTGCCCTTCATCAGGGTCCCGGTCGGCATCTGATAGTCGTCGGCCACGTGTCTCTCCCTTCGTGGTCGGAATTGGCGCGGTTTAGGCCGATCCACCTGCCGCTGTCATCACTCAGCTTTCACTGGCCGTCGCCGGACGGGGCGCCGCCCTTCAGCGCCGCCAGCAGTTCGGCCGGGTCGTGGCCGAGGGCGGCGACCCGCGCCTCCCACCGCTCCAGGGCGCGCTCGTAGTAGTCCAGGATGCAGGGGTCGCAGCCGCGGCCGCAGCACTCCTCGCGCGTCGGACGGCGGGGAGGCGCGGGCACGCCCAGCGGGAGGTTGGGCGGGACGCCGGTCAGGGCCTAGGACGCCTTGGCCATCACCAGGCAGCCGTTGGTGCCGCCGAAGCCGAAGGAGTTGCTCATCACCGTCTCGAGCTCCCGGTCCTCGCGCTTGCGGACGATCGGCATGCCCTCGAAGGCGGGGTCGAGGTTCTCGATGTGGGCGCTCTCGGCGACGAAGCCGTTGTTGAGCATCAGCAGGCTGTAGATCGCCTCCTGGGCCCCGGCCGCGCCGAGGCTGTGGCCGGTCAGCGACTTGGTGGACGAGATCAGCGGGGCGGTCTCGCCGAACACCGCGCGCACGGCCTCCATCTCCTTCACGTCGCCCACGGGCGTGCCGGTGCCGTGCGGGTTCAGGTAGTCGATCCGGCGCCCGCCGAGGTCCTGCATGGCCAGCTTCATGCAGCGGGCCGCGCCCTCGCCCGAGGGGGCCACCATGTCGAAGCCGTCCGAATTGGCCGCATAGCCGACGATCTCGCCGTAGATTTTGGCCCCGCGGGCCTTGGCGCGCTCGTACTCCTCGAGGACGAGGATCCCGGCGCCGCCGGCGATGACGAAGCCGTCGCGGTCGACGTCGTAGGCCCGGCTGGCGACGGCCGGCCGGTCGTTGAACTTCGAGCTCATGGCGCCCATGGCGTCGAAGAGCACGCTGAGGGTCCAGTCCAGCTCCTCGGTCCCGCCGGCGAACACCACGTCCTGCTTGCCCATCAGGATCTGCTCGTAGGCCGAGCCGATGCAGTGGGTGGAGGTGGCGCAGGCCGAGCTGATCGAGAAGTTCAGGCCGCGGATCTTGAACCAGGTGGCGAGCGTGGCCGAGGGGCCCGAGCTCATCGCCTTGGGCACCGCGAAGGGGCCCACGCGCTTGGGGCCCTTGGTGCGGGCGATCTCGGCGGATTCGACGATGGCGCGGGTCGAGGGGCCGCCCGCGCCGACGATCAGGCCGGTCTTCTCGTGGCTGACCTCGGCCTCGGTCAGGCCGGAGTCGGCGATCGCCTGCTCCATGGCGATGTGGCCGAAGGCGGTGCCCTGGGCCAGGAAGCGGGCGGCGCGGCGGTCGACCATGGCCTCCCAGTCGATCCGGGGCGGGGCGTGGACCTGGCAGCGGAAGCCGAGCTCGGCGTACTCGGGCGCGGCGGTGACGCCGGACTTCGCCTCACGCAGCGAGGCCAGGACCTCGTCCGGGTTGTTGCCGATGGACGAGACGATACCCATCCCCGTGATGACGACGCGGCGCATCTGGCCGTCTCCTCCGTACGCTTCTCTTTGTCGGGCCGTCAGGCCAGGTCTTCGGCCCGGAACAGGCCCACGCGCAGATCCGTCGCCTCATAGATGGGCTTGCCGTCGGCGAGCAGAACCCCGTCGCCGACGCCCATCACGAGCTTGCGCATGATCACGCGCTTCAGGTCGATCTTGTAGGTGACCTTCTGGACCTTCGGCGTCACCTGGCCCGTGAACTTCACCTCGCCGACGCCCAGGGCGCGGCCCTTGCCGGGCGCCCCCGACCAGCCGAGGAAGAAGCCGACCAGCTGCCACATGGCGTCCAGGCCCAGGCAGCCGGGCATCACGGGGTCGCCGATGAAGTGGCAGGCGAAGAACCACAGGTCGTCGCGGATATCGAGCTCGGCCTCGACGTAGCCCTTGCCGTGGGCGCCGCCGTCGGCGGTGATGTTCGTGATCCGGTCGAACATCAGCATCGGGGGGGCGGGCAGCTGGGCGTTGCCGTCGCCGAACATTTCGCCCCGGCCGCAGGCCAGGAGCTCGTCGAGCGTGTAGCTGGAGGGCCGGGTCGCCACGTCGCGCATCTCTCTCTTGGCCTATGAAACCGTCAGGGGGCTGGCCCTACCACAGGCCCGCGGGACCCCTCAACGGCATTGCGGCGCCTCGTTGGTGCCCCAGAGGGCGCCTTCCCGCACCCAGCCGGTGGCCCGGTCGGCCTTCACCTTGCACCATCCCTTCTGGCAGCGGACCAGCGAGGCCATGGCCTTGGGGCGAAGGTAGGCGACGGTTTCGGCGCCCGCCTTGGGCTTGCGCAAGAGGGGCGCGGCGGCCGGCTGCAGGTTCATCACCGAGCGGCGGCCGTCCGTCACGCGCCGGTGGACCCAGGCCAGGCCGCCTTCGGGATCGCAGATGCGCCGCCACTCGCTGGTCTCGGCCACGACCTGCACCGGCAGGCCGCGGGCGCGGTAGACCCACAGGAGGCGGTGGTCGTCGCCGGGGCCGGCGCGGGCGTTCACCTTGCCGAACTTCAGCGAGATATAGCGCGGCACCGGCAGGCCCGAGGGGGTCGCCCGCTCGGCCGCCGCCGCGGCGCCGGCCGCGCCCATGCCGATCAGCAGCCCGACGGCCGCCAAGGCCGCCGCCCACGCGCCCAGAATCTTCACGCCGTCCGCCTCGCCTTGGCCGCAGGTGACCCCTTTGGTAAGGGTCTCGTCTGATCGATCCGCCTGCGCCGGCCGCGGCGCAGGGCATGCCCCCTTTTCAAGTCGCACCCCGCTTTTTGCAAGAATGCCTCGCAAGCCAAAAGTCATCGTGACGCGCAAACTGCCAGACTCCGTGGAGACGCGGATGCGGGAGCTGTTCGACACCGAGCTGAATGTGACCGACGCGCCGATGAGCCGCGAGGCGCTGATCGACGCAGTCGGCCGCTGCGACGTGCTGGCGCCGACCATCACGGACGAGATCGACGCGGCCCTGCTGGAGAAGGCGGGCGAGCGGCTGAAGCTGATCGCCAACTTCGGGGCGGGGGTCGATCACATCGACGTGGCCGCGGCGACCGAGCGCGGGATCACCGTCACCAACACCCCCGGCGTGCTCACCGAGGACACGGCCGACCTGACCATGGCCCTGATGATGGCGGTGGCGCGACGCATCGTGGAGGGGGCGAACGTCGTCCAGGCGGGCGGCTTCCAGGGCTGGGCCCCCACCTGGATGCTGGGCCGCCGGGTGACCGGCAAGCGGCTGGGGATCATTGGCCTGGGCCGCATCGGCTCGGCCGTCGCCCGCCGGGCCAAGGCCTTCGGCCTGCAGATCCACTACCACAACCGCAAGCGCGTCAGCCCCCGCATCGAGGAGGAGCTGGAGGCCACCTACTGGGACAGCCTGGACCAGATGCTGGCCCGGATGGACATCATCAGCGTGCACTCGCCGCACACGCCGGCCACCTACCACCTGCTGTCGGCCCGCCGGCTGAAGCTGCTGCAGCCGCACGCGATCATCATCAACACCGCCCGCGGCGAGATCATCGACGAGGACGCCCTGGCCGAGCTGCTGCGCGACGGCAAGGTCGCCGGCGCGGGCCTCGACGTTTTCGAGTTCGAGCCGCAGGTGAACCCCAAGCTGCTGAACCTGCCCAACGCGGTGCTGCTGCCGCACCTGGGTTCGGCGACGGTCGAGGCCCGCGTCGACATGGGCGAGAAGGTGATCATCAACATCAAGACCTGGATGGACGGCCACCGCCCGCCCGACCGCGTCCTGCCGCAGATGCTCTAGGCGGCCCCCTCCCCATCAAGGAGAGGGAGGGCCCCCGCACACCGGACAGCCGGGATCGCCCGCCACCTTCACGGTCCGCGTCTCGGCGGCCAGGGCGTCGTAGATCAGGAGGCGGCCGGCCAGCGGCTCGCCGGCGCCGGTGATCAGCTTGATCGCCTCCATGGCCATCATCGAGCCGATGACGCCCGGCAGGGCGCCCACGACGCCCACGGCGACGCAGGTCTCGGCGTCGGGAGGGATCTCGGGGACGAGGCAGCGGTAGCAGGGCTGGCGGCCGAACACCCCCACCTGCCCCGTCCAGCGGCCGATCGCTCCCGACACCAGGGTCTTGCCGTGCCGTACGCAGGCCTCGTTGACGCAGAATCGGACCCCGAAATCGTCGGTGCCGTCGAGCACCAGGTCCACGCCCTCCACCAGCTCGTCGGCCGTGGCGGCCTCGAAGGCGCCGTTGAAGCCGGCGACGAAGACGTGGGGGTTGAGCGCGTGCAGCCGGTCGGCGGCGGCGTCCACCTTGGGCCGGCCGAGGTCGTCCTCGGCGAAGATCACCTGCCGCTGCAGGTTCGAGCGGTCCACCTCGTCGGGATCGGCCAGGATGATCGTCCCGACGCCGGCGGCGGCCAGGTACAGCGAGGCCGGCGCGCCGAGGCCGCCCGCGCCCACGATCAGCACGCTGGCGGCCTTCAGCTTCTGCTGCCCCGGCCCGCCCAGTTCGCGCAGGACCAGGTGCCGGGCGTAGCGCTCGATCTCGTCGTCGGTGAACGTCACGTCACTTGACCTTGTGGCCTGCCCCGCCCTTCATCGCGCCGATGTCGAATACCTCAACCTTCCCCGACTGGCACGGCACCACCATCCTCGCGGTGCGCAAGAATGGAAAGACCGTCGTCGCCGGCGACGGCCAGGTCTCCATGGGCCAGACCATCGTCAAGGGCTCGGCCAAGAAGGTCCGCCGCCTGGCCGGCGGCCGCGTCATCGCGGGCTTCGCCGGCTCCACCGCCGACGCCTTCACCCTGATCGAGCGGCTGGAGGCCAAGCTGGAGCAGTACCCCGAGCAGCTCGCCCGGGCCTGCGTGGACCTCGCCAAGGACTGGCGCACCGACCGCTACCTGCGCCGCCTCGAGGCCATGCTGATCGTCGCCAATCAGGAACAGATCTTCACGGTGACGGGCGTCGGCGACGTGCTGGAGCCCGAGCACGGCGTGGCCGCCATCGGCTCGGGCGGCATCTTCGCCCTCGCGGCGGCCCGGGCGCTTGTGGACACCGACCTCGACGCCGAGACGGTCGCCCGCCGCGCCATGGCCATCGCCGCCGAGATCTGCGTCTACACCAACGGGGAGCTGACGGTTGAGGCGCTCTAGCTCCGCCCTCGCCGTCCTCGCCCTCCTGGCCGCCGCGCCGGCGGCCTCGGCGGCGGTGGATCCCGCCCCGGTGGTCGCCGCCGAGCGGGCCTTCGCGGCCGACGGGCTGGAGCTGGGGGTGCAGGCGAGCTTCCTGAAGCATTCCGCGCCCGAGGGCATCGTCTTCGCGCCCGAGCCACGGCTGGCCAAGGCGGTGTTCGGCCAGCCGCGCCCGAAGGGCCCGCCGCTGGTCTGGTGGCCGCTGTGGGCCGGGATCTCGCGCTCGGGGGACCTCGGCTTCACCACAGGGCCCTACTCGCTCGGGGGCGAGATGAAGGCCTGGTACTTCACGGTCTGGGCGAAGCAGGCCGACGGAAGCTGGAAGTGGCTGTTCGACGGCGGCCCGCCCAGCGACACCTCGGGCGCCGCGCCGAAGGACTCGCCCGTCGCCTATGCGAGGCTCGCCGCCCGCGAGGCCGGATCGCCCGCCGCCGCGATGACCGCCGTCACCGCCGCCGAGACGGCGCTGCACGAGACGGCGAAGACCGACGTTCCCGCCGCCTTCCTCGCGGTGGCGGCCGAGGACGCCCGCATCACCGGCTCGAAGGCCAGGCCCCCGGCGACCCGCGCCGAGGTGGAGGCCGAGCTCGCCACCCGCGCCCGGGCCATCGACTATGCGCCGCTGGGCGGCAGCGCCTCGGCGGCGGGGGATCTCGCCTGGACCTACGGCGCCGCGCGCTGGATGGCGGACGGGGCCGAGCGCCGGGGCCACTACGTGCGCATCTGGCGCAACGACGCGGACGGCTGGCGGCTGCTGTTCGACGAGCTGCTGGATGCGCCGGCTCCGACACCCCCCTCCGCAGCGCCGTCGCAAGCGGCCGGATCGTGACTATCTAACCAGGCGACATGACCGAATTTTCCCCGCGCGAGATCGTCTCCGAACTCGACCGCTTCATCGTCGGCCATCCGGAAGCCAAGCGCGCCGTGGCCGTGGCCCTGCGCAACCGCTGGCGCCGCCGCCGCGTGC
The Phenylobacterium zucineum HLK1 genome window above contains:
- a CDS encoding enoyl-ACP reductase FabI, which translates into the protein MADDYQMPTGTLMKGKKGIVTGVANHQSIAWGIARQLAAQGAEIAFLHLPGMERRVQPLADEIGVKVLAPVDVTDDGAMDAAFQTVKDAFGQIDFFVHAIAFANKDELKGSFVDNTTREGFLRAMNISAFSFVDCARRAAAMMPETGGSIITLTYMGSERAIPNYNTMGVAKAALEAAVRYAARDLGPKGIRVNAVSPGAMRTLSLAGIQGGRGMLAKGRSLSAMKEDTSMEGVAGCALWLLSDLGKSTTGECIHVDAGFHIMGFTEDEAEG
- a CDS encoding oxidoreductase-like domain-containing protein, translated to MPAPPRRPTREECCGRGCDPCILDYYERALERWEARVAALGHDPAELLAALKGGAPSGDGQ
- the fabB gene encoding beta-ketoacyl-ACP synthase I yields the protein MRRVVITGMGIVSSIGNNPDEVLASLREAKSGVTAAPEYAELGFRCQVHAPPRIDWEAMVDRRAARFLAQGTAFGHIAMEQAIADSGLTEAEVSHEKTGLIVGAGGPSTRAIVESAEIARTKGPKRVGPFAVPKAMSSGPSATLATWFKIRGLNFSISSACATSTHCIGSAYEQILMGKQDVVFAGGTEELDWTLSVLFDAMGAMSSKFNDRPAVASRAYDVDRDGFVIAGGAGILVLEEYERAKARGAKIYGEIVGYAANSDGFDMVAPSGEGAARCMKLAMQDLGGRRIDYLNPHGTGTPVGDVKEMEAVRAVFGETAPLISSTKSLTGHSLGAAGAQEAIYSLLMLNNGFVAESAHIENLDPAFEGMPIVRKREDRELETVMSNSFGFGGTNGCLVMAKAS
- the fabA gene encoding 3-hydroxyacyl-[acyl-carrier-protein] dehydratase FabA — protein: MRDVATRPSSYTLDELLACGRGEMFGDGNAQLPAPPMLMFDRITNITADGGAHGKGYVEAELDIRDDLWFFACHFIGDPVMPGCLGLDAMWQLVGFFLGWSGAPGKGRALGVGEVKFTGQVTPKVQKVTYKIDLKRVIMRKLVMGVGDGVLLADGKPIYEATDLRVGLFRAEDLA
- a CDS encoding SH3 domain-containing protein; translated protein: MKILGAWAAALAAVGLLIGMGAAGAAAAAERATPSGLPVPRYISLKFGKVNARAGPGDDHRLLWVYRARGLPVQVVAETSEWRRICDPEGGLAWVHRRVTDGRRSVMNLQPAAAPLLRKPKAGAETVAYLRPKAMASLVRCQKGWCKVKADRATGWVREGALWGTNEAPQCR
- a CDS encoding 2-hydroxyacid dehydrogenase, encoding MPRKPKVIVTRKLPDSVETRMRELFDTELNVTDAPMSREALIDAVGRCDVLAPTITDEIDAALLEKAGERLKLIANFGAGVDHIDVAAATERGITVTNTPGVLTEDTADLTMALMMAVARRIVEGANVVQAGGFQGWAPTWMLGRRVTGKRLGIIGLGRIGSAVARRAKAFGLQIHYHNRKRVSPRIEEELEATYWDSLDQMLARMDIISVHSPHTPATYHLLSARRLKLLQPHAIIINTARGEIIDEDALAELLRDGKVAGAGLDVFEFEPQVNPKLLNLPNAVLLPHLGSATVEARVDMGEKVIINIKTWMDGHRPPDRVLPQML
- a CDS encoding HesA/MoeB/ThiF family protein translates to MTFTDDEIERYARHLVLRELGGPGQQKLKAASVLIVGAGGLGAPASLYLAAAGVGTIILADPDEVDRSNLQRQVIFAEDDLGRPKVDAAADRLHALNPHVFVAGFNGAFEAATADELVEGVDLVLDGTDDFGVRFCVNEACVRHGKTLVSGAIGRWTGQVGVFGRQPCYRCLVPEIPPDAETCVAVGVVGALPGVIGSMMAMEAIKLITGAGEPLAGRLLIYDALAAETRTVKVAGDPGCPVCGGPPSP
- the hslV gene encoding ATP-dependent protease subunit HslV — encoded protein: MSNTSTFPDWHGTTILAVRKNGKTVVAGDGQVSMGQTIVKGSAKKVRRLAGGRVIAGFAGSTADAFTLIERLEAKLEQYPEQLARACVDLAKDWRTDRYLRRLEAMLIVANQEQIFTVTGVGDVLEPEHGVAAIGSGGIFALAAARALVDTDLDAETVARRAMAIAAEICVYTNGELTVEAL
- a CDS encoding nuclear transport factor 2 family protein, translated to MRRSSSALAVLALLAAAPAASAAVDPAPVVAAERAFAADGLELGVQASFLKHSAPEGIVFAPEPRLAKAVFGQPRPKGPPLVWWPLWAGISRSGDLGFTTGPYSLGGEMKAWYFTVWAKQADGSWKWLFDGGPPSDTSGAAPKDSPVAYARLAAREAGSPAAAMTAVTAAETALHETAKTDVPAAFLAVAAEDARITGSKARPPATRAEVEAELATRARAIDYAPLGGSASAAGDLAWTYGAARWMADGAERRGHYVRIWRNDADGWRLLFDELLDAPAPTPPSAAPSQAAGS